A window of the Lolium perenne isolate Kyuss_39 chromosome 7, Kyuss_2.0, whole genome shotgun sequence genome harbors these coding sequences:
- the LOC127312034 gene encoding GDSL esterase/lipase EXL1 encodes MASSYRGLHISLALLFVNLLLLLRHAHGAAAGAAKSKVSAVFVFGDSIVDPGNNNDRITAAKADFPPYGQDFPGGNATGRFSNGKVPGDIIASRLGVKELLPPYIGEDLELGDLRTGVVFASGGSGYDPLTSILTTATSSTGQLELFHDYKERLKALVGEEETTRVISEGIYFTVNGANDLANNYFSIIPLRRHQYDLPTYVRFIVSSAVNFTMKLNEMGAKRIGFIGIPPIGCCPSQKELGSRECEPLRNQAAQLFNSEITKEIHRLNAEQTVPGSKFAYLDIYYNLLDLIQRPNYYGFNEAAEGCCGSTVLNAAIFIENHPACPNVQDYIFWDSFHPTEKAYNIVVDKLFQQNLQDLL; translated from the exons ATGGCGTCTTCCTACCGAGGCCTCCACATTAGCCTCGCGCTCCTCTTCGTCAACCTGCTGCTTCTTCTCCGACACGCCCATGGTGCAGCAGCAGGCGCGGCTAAAAGCAAAGTCTCGGCCGTCTTCGTGTTCGGCGACTCCATTGTCGATCCCGGCAACAACAACGACCGGATCACGGCGGCCAAGGCCGACTTCCCGCCCTACGGCCAGGACTTCCCCGGCGGGAATGCAACCGGGAGATTCTCCAATGGCAAGGTACCTGGGGACATAATAG CTTCCAGGTTAGGAGTGAAGGAACTATTGCCACCTTACATCGGAGAGGATCTTGAGCTAGGTGACCTACGCACTGGTGTTGTCTTTGCCTCAGGCGGCAGTGGATATGATCCTTTAACTTCAATACTCACG ACTGCTACATCGAGTACCGGACAGCTTGAGTTATTCCATGACTACAAGGAGAGGTTAAAAGCTTTAGTCGGTGAAGAGGAGACAACACGTGTTATCTCTGAAGGCATATACTTCACCGTCAATGGGGCAAATGACCTCGCAAATAATTATTTCTCAATAATTCCCTTGAGGCGCCATCAATATGACCTTCCTACATATGTAAGATTTATTGTTTCTTCGGCCGTCAACTTTACAATG AAATTAAATGAGATGGGTGCAAAGAGAATTGGGTTCATTGGCATCCCACCAATTGGATGTTGTCCTTCACAAAAAGAGCTTGGATCAAGAGAATGTGAGCCATTGAGGAATCAAGCGGCACAATTATTCAACTCTGAAATCACAAAGGAAATCCATCGGCTAAATGCAGAACAAACTGTTCCAGGCTCAAAGTTTGCTTATCTTGATATATACTATAATTTGCTTGATCTCATTCAGCGACCTAATTATTATG GTTTCAACGAGGCTGCTGAGGGTTGTTGTGGCAGTACAGTACTAAATGCAGCAATATTCATTGAAAATCATCCTGCATGTCCAAATGTTCAAGATTATATTTTCTGGGACAGCTTCCATCCTACCGAAAAGGCCTACAATATTGTAGTTGATAAACTCTTTCAGCAAAATTTACAGGACCTACTGTGA